One Spirochaeta africana DSM 8902 genomic window carries:
- a CDS encoding ABC transporter ATP-binding protein, producing MSRPLLTVENACLQYPGEFALSGVSLELCAGEMASIVGHSGCGKTSLLYAIAGLRQLDSGTIHLHTDSGRCGLMFQDDRLLPWLTIQENCLLGLPASRQRTDTAVGHQEDCTRLLQTLRLSAHAGKYPDQLSGGQRQRAALARMLIRRPQLLLLDEPFAALDEQTREHLQDELLSYVGIHGITLLLVTHSVTEAVYLGSRIMIMGKSRFHAELRNPCHLHPDARDQAAFFETVRQVRTCLAAAGGDAS from the coding sequence GTGAGTCGTCCACTGCTGACTGTAGAAAACGCCTGTCTGCAGTACCCCGGAGAGTTCGCCCTGTCCGGGGTATCACTGGAACTGTGTGCGGGCGAAATGGCCAGTATCGTCGGGCATAGCGGCTGCGGCAAAACCAGTCTGCTGTACGCCATAGCCGGCCTGCGTCAGCTCGACAGTGGCACCATTCACCTGCATACTGATTCCGGGCGGTGCGGACTGATGTTTCAGGACGATCGCCTGCTCCCCTGGTTAACAATCCAGGAAAACTGCCTGTTGGGATTGCCTGCCAGCCGCCAGAGGACAGACACTGCCGTCGGACACCAGGAGGACTGCACACGCCTGCTGCAGACACTGCGTTTGTCAGCACATGCCGGGAAGTACCCCGACCAGCTTAGTGGCGGACAGCGACAGCGAGCCGCACTCGCACGCATGCTGATTCGCCGCCCGCAGCTGTTGCTGCTTGATGAACCCTTCGCTGCCCTGGACGAGCAAACCCGCGAACATCTGCAGGATGAACTACTGAGCTACGTGGGCATCCACGGGATCACCCTGCTGCTGGTTACCCACAGTGTCACCGAAGCGGTATATCTTGGCAGCAGGATCATGATAATGGGGAAATCCCGTTTCCACGCAGAATTGCGCAACCCGTGTCATCTGCATCCCGACGCCAGAGATCAGGCTGCATTTTTTGAAACCGTACGCCAGGTTCGCACCTGCCTGGCTGCCGCGGGGGGTGATGCATCATGA
- a CDS encoding cyclic nucleotide-binding domain-containing protein produces MKHLDLDHSSIFSELRRVDMFQYFTDQELGAFIDICDGREYDTGERILEQGSMDHELYIILHGSVDIRKRAGGKTDIPVSVLNAGDVFGEASIFLDVARTANVSAKKPVRLLFTTREKLFAYCNEKPHAGLKIFSHIIYSLLNKLSAAGAELARERETMVTDEDMDRLKEMFPSLDQLIGEEHSPFSE; encoded by the coding sequence ATGAAACATTTAGATCTTGATCATTCCTCAATTTTCTCTGAGCTGCGCCGGGTGGATATGTTTCAGTATTTCACCGATCAGGAGCTTGGTGCATTCATCGATATCTGTGACGGTCGGGAGTACGATACCGGCGAGCGAATTCTTGAGCAGGGCAGCATGGATCATGAGCTGTATATTATTCTGCATGGCTCGGTAGATATCCGGAAACGGGCGGGCGGAAAGACCGACATCCCGGTGAGCGTGCTGAATGCGGGAGATGTGTTTGGCGAGGCCAGTATCTTTCTTGATGTGGCACGTACTGCCAATGTGTCGGCCAAGAAGCCGGTGCGCTTGCTGTTTACTACACGGGAAAAGCTGTTTGCCTACTGTAACGAGAAGCCGCATGCGGGTCTCAAGATTTTCTCGCACATCATCTACAGCCTGTTAAACAAGTTGTCAGCTGCTGGTGCCGAGCTGGCGCGTGAGCGCGAGACTATGGTGACTGACGAAGATATGGATCGCCTCAAGGAGATGTTTCCGTCACTGGATCAATTGATTGGTGAGGAGCATTCACCGTTCAGCGAGTGA
- a CDS encoding ABC transporter permease, giving the protein MKQFRILHGVAVLTAVWYAAAVLIRSPIIPQPHLVALQTLQDLSRPATMLHLASSLYRILAGLALALTTGVPTGIAAARSRLFGRSITPLLYLLYPVPKIALLPVFMVLLGIGDAAKIALIAVIIFFPIAVAVRDGVQRISARYMELVRVLHLTQREILGRIILPGILPDIFSALRISLGISLSVLFFSENIATGYGLGFLIMNSWIMADYLGMYAGIVLLSSLGVMLYRLLDILQNKLMPWTSS; this is encoded by the coding sequence ATGAAGCAATTCCGGATACTCCATGGTGTTGCGGTCCTGACGGCAGTCTGGTACGCCGCCGCCGTGCTGATTCGCTCACCGATCATTCCCCAACCGCATCTGGTGGCGCTGCAAACACTACAGGATCTTTCCCGACCGGCAACCATGCTGCATCTCGCCAGCAGCCTGTATCGCATACTGGCTGGCCTGGCGCTGGCATTGACCACCGGGGTCCCCACCGGGATTGCTGCTGCCCGCAGTCGGCTGTTCGGACGCAGCATTACCCCCTTGTTGTATCTTTTATATCCGGTACCAAAGATTGCACTGCTACCGGTATTCATGGTCCTGCTCGGCATCGGGGATGCTGCCAAGATTGCCCTGATAGCAGTGATTATTTTCTTCCCGATCGCGGTGGCGGTACGTGACGGCGTACAGCGAATATCCGCCCGGTATATGGAGCTTGTCAGGGTTTTACATCTGACACAGCGAGAGATCCTCGGGAGAATTATTCTGCCGGGGATTCTGCCGGATATTTTTTCGGCCCTCAGAATCTCTTTGGGGATATCACTGTCGGTACTTTTTTTCAGTGAGAACATCGCTACCGGTTACGGCCTCGGATTCCTGATTATGAACAGCTGGATAATGGCTGATTATCTCGGTATGTACGCCGGGATTGTGCTCCTGAGCAGCCTCGGGGTGATGCTTTACCGCCTGCTTGATATCCTGCAAAACAAGCTCATGCCCTGGACCAGTTCCTGA
- the carB gene encoding carbamoyl-phosphate synthase large subunit: MPARTDIQKVLIIGSGPIVIGQAGEFDYSGSQACKALRGLGYTVVLVNSNPATIMTDPSYADATYIEPLNTETLARIIDKERPDAILPNLGGQTGLNLTSALSEAGILSRYNVEILGVQLDAIKRGEDRIEFKQTMEQLGIGMPRSAAADTLEEAEAIATEFGFPLVIRPAYTMGGTGGGHVYNIDEFREIAYRGLQASRVHQILIEESVIGWQELEVEVVRDAKNQMVAVCFIENVDPMGVHTGDSFCVAPMLTISAEVQQQLQEYAFRIVESIGVIGGTNVQFGRDPQSGRIVIIEINPRTSRSSALASKATGFPIALISALLACGLTLDEIPYWRDGTLERYTPSGDYVVVKFARWAFEKFKNVEDKLGTQMRAVGEVMSIGRTYKEAFHKAVRSLENGRSGLGFAADFHQRSLSELYELLAEPSSERQFILYEAFRKGATVDDLHERTHITRWFLQQMQELVQLEKQILQQAAAGSLNDDLLVQAKQDGFSDRYLAEILGLDESRVRARRRAAGAAAQWDAIPVSGVENAAYYYSTYHTLANAESRQGETEKPTVIVLGGGPYRIGQGIEFDYCCVHAAFTLREMGYRTVMINCNPETVSTDFDTSDTLYFEPLTVEDVLAIYEHEQPEGILIQFGGQTPLNIARELEQAGAKILGTSPDTIDVAEDRERFEGIMRDLNIPMAASGFASSLEEAVGIADEVGYPVVVRPSYVLGGRGMEIVFDEDGLRTYVTKAAVVTPHRPVLIDRFLENAVEAEADALADGRSAFVPAVMQHIEFAGIHSGDSACVIPAAGIPEKHQETIRKYTRDIAVRFGVVGLLNIQYAIADDQVYILEANPRASRTVPLVSKVCGFSMADSATRLAMGQSLEDLQLKERQVPYFGVKESVFPFNMFPEVDPLLGPEMRSTGEVLATAETFPLAFFKAQEAAGQPLPTQGSVLITVAKRDKERMLPAAEAFVAQGFRLLATAGTAQFLQEQGLACEVVHKIHEGRPNIVDVIRNNEVQLLVNTPHGSRSEHDDSEIRKAAIRSNIPYITTTQAALAAAQGIAMYRQVGPSVASVQERHAAIGG, translated from the coding sequence ATGCCCGCACGAACAGATATACAAAAAGTACTGATTATTGGTTCAGGTCCTATCGTTATTGGTCAGGCTGGGGAGTTTGACTACTCCGGTTCACAGGCGTGCAAAGCATTGCGCGGCCTTGGATACACCGTTGTTCTGGTGAATTCAAACCCGGCTACCATCATGACCGACCCGAGCTATGCCGATGCAACCTACATCGAACCACTGAACACGGAAACACTTGCCCGCATTATCGACAAGGAGCGGCCGGATGCGATCCTGCCGAACCTCGGGGGGCAGACCGGACTGAATCTGACATCCGCGCTATCAGAGGCCGGTATTCTGTCACGCTATAATGTCGAGATCCTAGGAGTTCAGCTTGATGCAATCAAACGTGGTGAAGACCGGATCGAGTTCAAGCAAACAATGGAGCAGCTCGGGATCGGTATGCCACGCAGTGCGGCAGCGGATACCCTGGAAGAGGCTGAGGCCATTGCAACAGAGTTTGGTTTCCCACTGGTTATTCGCCCTGCCTATACCATGGGTGGAACCGGGGGAGGTCATGTATACAATATTGATGAGTTCCGGGAAATAGCTTATCGCGGGCTGCAGGCCAGCAGGGTACACCAGATTCTGATCGAAGAATCGGTCATTGGTTGGCAGGAGCTTGAGGTTGAGGTTGTCCGGGATGCTAAAAACCAGATGGTTGCGGTCTGTTTTATCGAGAACGTAGATCCAATGGGGGTTCACACTGGTGATTCGTTCTGTGTTGCCCCGATGCTGACAATATCCGCGGAGGTACAGCAGCAGTTGCAGGAGTATGCCTTCCGGATCGTTGAATCAATCGGCGTAATAGGTGGGACCAACGTTCAGTTCGGACGTGATCCGCAGTCAGGGAGAATAGTTATCATCGAGATCAACCCGCGCACTTCCAGATCCTCGGCCTTGGCGAGCAAGGCTACCGGTTTTCCGATTGCGCTGATATCAGCGCTGCTGGCCTGCGGTTTGACCCTGGATGAAATACCCTACTGGCGGGATGGAACACTGGAACGCTACACCCCTTCGGGTGACTATGTGGTGGTCAAGTTTGCCCGCTGGGCATTCGAAAAATTCAAGAATGTCGAGGACAAGCTGGGTACGCAGATGCGGGCTGTCGGGGAGGTCATGAGCATCGGCCGAACCTACAAGGAGGCTTTTCATAAGGCCGTACGCAGTCTGGAGAACGGTCGGTCCGGACTCGGGTTCGCGGCAGACTTTCATCAGCGGTCATTGTCAGAGTTGTACGAGCTTCTGGCAGAGCCTTCAAGTGAGCGGCAGTTTATTTTGTACGAAGCCTTCCGCAAGGGGGCTACGGTCGATGATCTGCATGAGCGTACCCATATTACCCGATGGTTTTTGCAGCAGATGCAGGAACTGGTACAGCTTGAAAAGCAGATTCTGCAGCAGGCTGCGGCCGGCAGCTTGAATGACGATCTGTTGGTACAGGCAAAACAGGATGGTTTCTCAGATCGCTATCTTGCAGAAATCCTTGGATTGGATGAATCCCGGGTGCGTGCGCGTCGCAGGGCTGCCGGGGCGGCGGCTCAGTGGGATGCTATCCCGGTCAGCGGTGTTGAGAATGCTGCATATTATTATTCCACCTACCACACACTTGCGAACGCCGAGAGTCGTCAAGGGGAAACAGAGAAACCAACGGTAATCGTGCTGGGGGGTGGACCCTATCGCATCGGTCAGGGTATCGAGTTTGACTACTGTTGTGTTCACGCCGCGTTTACCCTGCGCGAGATGGGCTATCGAACCGTGATGATCAACTGCAATCCGGAAACCGTGAGTACCGACTTTGATACATCGGATACCTTGTATTTCGAGCCGTTGACGGTTGAGGATGTGCTGGCCATCTATGAACATGAACAGCCGGAAGGGATCCTGATACAGTTTGGCGGGCAGACGCCGTTAAATATCGCACGTGAACTGGAGCAGGCCGGGGCGAAAATCCTGGGCACTTCACCGGATACAATTGATGTTGCCGAGGATCGGGAGCGTTTTGAGGGTATCATGCGTGATCTGAATATTCCGATGGCGGCTTCTGGTTTTGCTTCGTCTCTGGAAGAAGCGGTGGGTATAGCCGACGAGGTTGGCTACCCGGTTGTCGTGCGTCCTTCTTATGTACTGGGCGGTCGGGGCATGGAGATTGTGTTTGATGAGGATGGCCTGCGCACCTATGTAACCAAGGCTGCCGTGGTAACCCCGCATCGGCCGGTATTGATCGATCGCTTCCTGGAGAATGCAGTGGAAGCAGAGGCAGATGCCCTGGCCGATGGACGCAGTGCATTTGTACCAGCGGTTATGCAGCACATCGAGTTTGCCGGTATACATTCCGGCGATTCGGCCTGTGTAATCCCGGCTGCTGGTATTCCTGAAAAGCATCAGGAGACCATCAGGAAGTATACCCGTGATATCGCGGTCCGTTTCGGGGTTGTAGGGTTGCTGAACATCCAGTATGCGATTGCAGATGATCAGGTCTATATCCTGGAGGCCAATCCCCGAGCATCTCGCACGGTTCCGCTGGTTTCCAAGGTATGTGGTTTTTCCATGGCCGACAGTGCAACCCGCCTGGCTATGGGCCAGTCCCTGGAGGATCTGCAGCTGAAGGAGCGTCAGGTCCCGTACTTCGGGGTAAAGGAATCGGTATTCCCCTTCAACATGTTTCCCGAGGTGGACCCTCTGCTGGGGCCCGAGATGCGCTCAACCGGCGAGGTGCTGGCGACAGCCGAGACATTCCCGCTGGCTTTTTTCAAGGCTCAGGAAGCTGCCGGGCAGCCGCTGCCTACTCAAGGGAGTGTATTGATAACGGTAGCGAAACGGGACAAGGAACGTATGCTTCCGGCTGCCGAAGCATTTGTTGCTCAGGGGTTCCGCCTGCTGGCTACTGCAGGAACAGCACAGTTTTTACAGGAGCAGGGGCTTGCCTGTGAGGTAGTGCATAAAATCCATGAGGGACGTCCGAATATCGTTGATGTGATACGTAATAATGAGGTTCAACTGCTGGTGAATACCCCACATGGATCCAGGAGCGAACATGATGACTCGGAGATTCGCAAGGCAGCAATTCGCAGCAACATTCCCTATATCACCACCACCCAGGCAGCACTTGCTGCTGCACAGGGTATTGCGATGTACCGTCAGGTCGGGCCATCGGTGGCTTCGGTGCAGGAGCGGCATGCGGCAATCGGCGGCTGA
- a CDS encoding response regulator, translating to MTILVVDDSRIMRNIVKNSVASHRILRDADFLEAADGISALDLLEHNQVDLLLLDWNMPRLNGIELVREMRSRAEFAKLPIVMITSEAAKYNVIEAVKAGVSDYLIKPVSEKSLIDKIKRIFPEIP from the coding sequence ATGACTATTCTTGTGGTGGATGATTCTCGCATTATGCGCAATATAGTGAAAAACTCAGTGGCTTCACATCGTATCCTGCGAGATGCAGATTTTCTAGAAGCAGCAGACGGCATCAGTGCGCTGGATCTGCTGGAGCATAATCAGGTTGATCTGCTGCTGCTTGACTGGAATATGCCGCGCCTGAACGGGATCGAGCTTGTTCGGGAGATGCGCAGCCGGGCCGAGTTTGCAAAACTGCCAATCGTTATGATCACCAGTGAGGCTGCCAAGTACAATGTAATAGAAGCGGTCAAGGCCGGGGTATCGGACTATCTGATCAAACCTGTCTCGGAAAAATCGCTGATCGACAAAATCAAGCGGATATTTCCCGAAATTCCGTAA
- a CDS encoding ABC transporter substrate-binding protein, with translation MRLLIKTMLLVILAATVLLTGCSDTETHTLRLGMMPAVDIAPFYHASESGIFDEHGLEVELVLFTNAQNRQTALQTNQIDGAMTDLVALATNVAGDFPLHGVLSTEGIFPLLVRDPADLAADSSAGDNRRPTIGVMEISITNYAAQMYLRQHHGDMQFEPVFINEIPTRLAAVSQGQVTGGIFPEPVASIGEANGLHKLVYPDIPRESLDIIAVTDSALQTKPEAIRALTAAYSQAAAELNTDPSLTLDILYRYIPNLPPQARELINLPAYRPAHLPSDGFLAEIIEWTEGVRGQSLGIQPADLVDRSYL, from the coding sequence ATGCGACTACTCATTAAGACCATGCTGCTTGTGATACTGGCAGCAACCGTGCTGCTGACTGGCTGCAGCGATACCGAAACTCACACATTACGATTGGGCATGATGCCAGCTGTAGACATTGCCCCCTTTTACCACGCCAGCGAGTCCGGCATATTTGATGAGCACGGGCTGGAGGTAGAGCTGGTACTGTTTACCAACGCTCAGAACCGGCAGACCGCCCTGCAGACCAATCAAATTGACGGCGCCATGACCGACCTGGTTGCTCTGGCTACCAATGTCGCCGGAGACTTTCCCCTGCACGGGGTGCTCTCGACCGAGGGAATATTTCCACTGCTGGTTCGCGACCCCGCAGACCTTGCTGCCGATTCGTCAGCTGGAGATAATCGCCGTCCCACGATCGGGGTCATGGAGATCAGTATCACCAACTATGCTGCACAGATGTATCTGCGGCAACATCACGGTGACATGCAGTTCGAACCGGTATTTATAAACGAGATACCGACTCGCCTGGCGGCCGTGTCGCAGGGACAGGTAACCGGCGGGATCTTCCCCGAGCCAGTGGCCAGCATCGGCGAGGCCAACGGTCTGCACAAGCTGGTGTACCCCGACATTCCGCGTGAGAGTCTGGATATTATTGCCGTTACCGATTCCGCCCTGCAGACCAAACCGGAAGCGATCCGGGCACTGACCGCGGCGTATTCGCAGGCGGCAGCAGAATTAAACACTGATCCCTCGCTCACCCTGGATATCCTGTATCGGTATATTCCCAACCTGCCCCCTCAAGCGCGCGAGCTCATCAATCTGCCGGCATACCGTCCTGCACACCTGCCAAGTGACGGGTTTCTTGCCGAGATAATAGAATGGACCGAGGGTGTCCGCGGCCAAAGCCTGGGAATCCAGCCAGCAGACCTGGTAGACCGTTCCTATCTCTAA
- a CDS encoding aldo/keto reductase has translation MQRSLGKSGITVSGLGFGGWAIGGPFWNGTEAVGWGRVDDSESIAAIHAALDAGINLIDTADVYGAGHGERVVGQALQGKRAGVVVATKFGNKFDETTRQITGSSGEPHYIQSACEESLRRLQTDYIDLYQFHLNDFPVEQADAVLEALERLVEQGKIRSYGWSTDFPERAELFARGRHCAAVQFQENVLDDNPEMIAMIDRLQLAGLNRGPLAMGLLSGKYSASSTLADDDVRGANSPAWMKYFRDGKPDPQWLKKLEAVREILTQDGRSLVQGAIGWLWARSEWTVPIPGIRTVEQARHNAAALAHGPLQASQMQQIQDIIS, from the coding sequence ATGCAGCGATCTTTGGGAAAAAGCGGAATAACCGTCAGTGGTCTTGGATTTGGCGGTTGGGCTATCGGGGGTCCGTTCTGGAACGGCACTGAAGCTGTCGGCTGGGGTCGGGTGGACGACAGCGAATCCATTGCGGCGATCCACGCCGCTCTCGATGCTGGCATCAACCTGATTGATACCGCCGATGTGTATGGTGCCGGTCACGGTGAGCGAGTCGTCGGACAGGCCCTCCAGGGCAAGCGCGCCGGGGTGGTGGTTGCTACCAAGTTCGGTAACAAGTTTGACGAGACAACCCGGCAGATTACCGGCAGCAGCGGGGAACCACACTACATCCAGTCTGCCTGTGAGGAATCCTTGCGCCGCCTGCAGACCGACTACATCGATCTGTATCAGTTTCACCTGAATGATTTTCCCGTGGAACAGGCCGATGCAGTTCTTGAGGCACTAGAACGGCTGGTGGAGCAAGGGAAGATTCGCAGCTACGGCTGGAGCACAGATTTCCCCGAGCGAGCAGAGTTGTTCGCACGGGGCAGGCATTGTGCTGCAGTGCAGTTTCAGGAAAACGTACTCGACGACAATCCCGAAATGATCGCGATGATCGACAGGCTGCAGCTGGCAGGACTGAACCGCGGTCCGTTGGCTATGGGGTTGCTCAGTGGCAAATATTCGGCATCAAGCACCCTGGCGGATGATGATGTGCGAGGTGCCAACTCGCCAGCCTGGATGAAGTACTTCCGCGACGGTAAACCTGATCCACAATGGTTGAAAAAACTTGAGGCGGTACGAGAGATTCTTACCCAGGATGGCAGGTCCCTGGTGCAGGGAGCGATTGGCTGGTTGTGGGCACGCAGTGAGTGGACAGTGCCCATCCCCGGGATTCGAACCGTTGAGCAGGCCCGTCACAACGCTGCCGCACTGGCGCACGGGCCGCTGCAAGCCAGCCAGATGCAGCAGATCCAGGATATCATCAGCTGA
- a CDS encoding ring-cleaving dioxygenase, protein MQNVTGMHHITAISGDPQENLAFYQGVLGMRLVKRSINQDAPDTYHLFFADHQGNPGTDITFFPWPQMGPAQHGAGNWGEVSLTVPPGSIPYWQERLTRFGIKTGEPHARFGEMVLPFSDPHGMQLSLLEAELYSGFGYTPWENSPVPAEYQIRGLGGVRLTVRASDATARFFHDAMGFSATRQEGGWQRFTIGEGASGQRFDVLVDPTAPRAKWGVGAVHHVAWRATDPDQLEQVRLAISAAGGRPTDHIDRFWFVSVYVREPGGALCEIATDGPGFGVDENMENLGEALVLPSWYEPHRAEIEAGLPALQDIDPGQYR, encoded by the coding sequence ATGCAGAATGTAACGGGCATGCACCATATCACCGCAATTTCTGGTGACCCGCAGGAAAATCTGGCGTTTTACCAGGGGGTCCTCGGGATGCGACTGGTAAAGCGCTCGATCAACCAGGACGCGCCGGATACCTACCACCTGTTTTTTGCCGATCATCAGGGCAACCCGGGTACCGATATCACTTTTTTTCCCTGGCCGCAAATGGGGCCGGCACAACACGGCGCAGGGAATTGGGGCGAGGTTTCTCTGACTGTTCCCCCGGGCAGTATCCCGTACTGGCAGGAGCGGCTCACGCGCTTCGGAATCAAGACTGGTGAACCACATGCCCGATTCGGGGAGATGGTTCTGCCTTTTTCCGATCCGCATGGCATGCAGCTTTCACTGCTGGAGGCTGAACTGTACTCAGGTTTCGGGTATACCCCGTGGGAAAACAGTCCGGTGCCTGCAGAGTACCAGATCCGCGGCCTGGGCGGCGTACGGTTGACGGTAAGAGCTTCAGATGCTACGGCCCGTTTTTTCCACGATGCGATGGGGTTTTCGGCAACCAGGCAAGAGGGGGGATGGCAGCGCTTTACGATAGGTGAAGGCGCCTCTGGACAGCGTTTCGATGTCCTGGTCGATCCCACAGCTCCTCGTGCAAAATGGGGTGTTGGTGCGGTTCATCATGTTGCCTGGCGGGCAACCGATCCTGATCAGCTGGAACAGGTACGACTGGCTATCTCAGCTGCTGGCGGGCGCCCCACCGATCATATCGATCGTTTCTGGTTTGTGTCGGTGTATGTACGCGAACCTGGTGGTGCACTCTGTGAGATTGCAACTGACGGCCCGGGTTTCGGTGTTGATGAGAATATGGAGAACCTCGGTGAGGCCCTGGTACTGCCAAGCTGGTATGAGCCGCATCGAGCTGAAATCGAGGCTGGTCTGCCGGCTCTGCAGGATATTGATCCGGGCCAATACCGCTAA
- a CDS encoding prepilin peptidase: MIPRLLLLLLLTGIPIAYCDIRWLVIPHILVFPGIILGAGYRILTGISDFPVVALELSVSLLIGLACYAAAQGGLGFGDILLALMVTAHAGLKNAFTALWIAVPAAAAVALLLLALGCIDRRTPLPWAPFYLAGSCFVMLC; this comes from the coding sequence ATGATACCTCGATTGCTGCTGCTTCTGCTGCTGACCGGGATACCCATCGCGTACTGTGACATCCGTTGGCTGGTGATCCCCCATATCCTGGTGTTTCCCGGGATCATTCTGGGTGCAGGATACCGAATCCTGACGGGGATCAGCGATTTCCCGGTGGTTGCGCTGGAGCTCTCGGTCAGTCTGCTCATCGGGTTGGCCTGCTATGCAGCTGCTCAGGGCGGGCTGGGATTCGGGGACATCCTGCTGGCTCTGATGGTAACTGCGCATGCCGGACTCAAGAATGCCTTCACTGCACTGTGGATTGCCGTGCCGGCAGCGGCAGCGGTCGCTCTGCTGTTGCTTGCACTCGGGTGTATCGATCGACGGACCCCACTCCCGTGGGCGCCATTCTACCTTGCTGGCAGCTGCTTCGTCATGCTTTGTTGA
- a CDS encoding MBL fold metallo-hydrolase, which produces METQIITIDCGYVAPEVAAAYLLVRNGKAVFIDNNTRYAIPLLLQALEDQGLAPQDVEYVVVTHVHLDHAGGSGPLMDACAQARLLCHPRAARHLISPERLSERTRAVYGDDRFRELYGELTPVPAERVCSVDDGEVVAWHGSQLEFYHTPGHAPHHLVVAERSSKSVFSGDAFGVAYPLLQRNGQLVLPTSPPADFDAELSIASARRIAALGCTAVYPTHFGRIPGTATAALPSLEDGFHHYGRIVDTMAAQLLAGRPVHEIEQECRVQVDAYVQARLDEAAVQLSTDEWELLGLDRELNAMGLAFAAGRRARKLNKA; this is translated from the coding sequence ATGGAAACACAGATTATCACTATCGATTGCGGGTATGTTGCCCCCGAGGTTGCGGCGGCCTATCTGCTGGTTCGCAACGGCAAGGCAGTATTCATAGACAACAACACCCGGTATGCCATTCCGCTTCTGCTGCAGGCCCTGGAAGATCAGGGGCTTGCACCGCAGGATGTAGAGTACGTGGTGGTCACTCATGTGCACCTTGATCATGCCGGGGGGAGTGGGCCGCTGATGGATGCCTGCGCGCAGGCCCGGCTGTTGTGCCACCCGCGTGCAGCGCGCCACCTGATCAGTCCTGAACGGCTGTCAGAAAGAACCAGAGCGGTGTATGGCGATGATCGCTTTCGTGAGCTGTATGGCGAACTTACCCCGGTTCCGGCTGAGCGGGTTTGCAGTGTGGATGATGGCGAGGTTGTGGCGTGGCATGGTTCACAGCTGGAGTTCTATCACACCCCAGGTCATGCTCCTCATCATCTGGTTGTTGCTGAGCGCAGCAGCAAAAGTGTGTTCTCCGGAGATGCGTTCGGAGTTGCCTACCCGCTGCTGCAGCGCAATGGTCAGCTGGTGCTTCCCACCAGTCCTCCTGCCGACTTTGATGCCGAGCTTTCGATTGCCAGTGCTCGCCGGATAGCAGCCCTGGGGTGCACAGCGGTGTATCCGACTCATTTCGGGCGAATCCCTGGTACCGCAACAGCGGCACTGCCAAGCCTGGAGGATGGTTTCCATCATTATGGCCGGATTGTTGACACTATGGCAGCACAGTTGCTGGCAGGGCGTCCTGTGCACGAGATTGAGCAGGAATGCCGGGTTCAGGTCGATGCCTATGTGCAGGCACGTCTCGACGAGGCAGCTGTGCAGTTGAGCACAGACGAGTGGGAGCTGCTTGGACTGGATCGGGAACTGAACGCCATGGGGCTGGCGTTCGCAGCCGGGCGTCGAGCGCGCAAACTCAACAAAGCATGA
- the eda gene encoding bifunctional 4-hydroxy-2-oxoglutarate aldolase/2-dehydro-3-deoxy-phosphogluconate aldolase, with product MSTSVLERIVASGIVPVIKIDSPEKVLGLGRALQAGGLAVAEITFRTDSAAASIQRMAAELPETLVGAGTVINRSQAEQAVAAGASFIVSPGYTDEVVEYCQEQNVLVIPGINTPTGVQYGISRGIQLFKLFPAEISGGVRMLDALRGPFPQASFLPTGGINMDNVADYIRRPNVVAVGGSWMVPPDLVAIEDWDSITRLSQLAVAAAGR from the coding sequence ATGTCTACATCAGTTCTAGAGCGTATCGTGGCCAGTGGAATCGTACCAGTTATCAAGATAGACAGCCCGGAAAAGGTACTGGGATTGGGGCGCGCTCTGCAGGCCGGTGGGCTTGCGGTGGCCGAGATAACCTTCCGCACCGATAGTGCCGCGGCCAGCATTCAACGGATGGCAGCCGAACTCCCCGAGACCCTGGTTGGCGCCGGTACGGTAATCAATCGCAGCCAGGCTGAACAGGCTGTTGCAGCCGGAGCTTCGTTTATTGTCAGCCCGGGCTATACCGACGAGGTGGTTGAATATTGCCAGGAGCAGAACGTACTGGTGATTCCCGGCATCAACACCCCTACGGGTGTTCAGTACGGTATCAGTCGCGGCATCCAGCTGTTCAAGCTGTTCCCCGCCGAGATCTCCGGCGGGGTTCGGATGCTGGATGCATTGCGCGGGCCGTTCCCGCAAGCCAGTTTTCTGCCAACGGGCGGAATCAATATGGATAACGTGGCTGACTACATCCGGCGCCCCAATGTGGTGGCGGTTGGCGGCAGCTGGATGGTGCCGCCGGATCTGGTTGCTATCGAAGACTGGGACAGCATCACCCGCTTGTCACAACTCGCCGTTGCTGCTGCCGGGCGATAA